The following coding sequences lie in one Flavobacterium sp. 20NA77.7 genomic window:
- the rplF gene encoding 50S ribosomal protein L6 → MSRIGKNPIAIPAGVTVEVKDAVVTVKGKLGELSQDFSDVTVKIEDNQVIVERSSDYKTERAKHGLYRALINNMIVGVSEGFTKELELVGVGYRASNAGQKLDLALGFSHNIVLEVVSEVNVETISEKGKNPIVKLTSFDKQLLGQVAAKIRSFRKPEPYKGKGVKFVGEELRRKAGKSA, encoded by the coding sequence ATGTCAAGAATAGGTAAAAATCCAATTGCAATTCCAGCAGGAGTAACTGTAGAAGTTAAAGATGCTGTAGTTACAGTAAAAGGAAAATTAGGCGAGCTTTCTCAGGATTTTTCTGATGTAACGGTAAAAATCGAAGATAACCAAGTTATCGTTGAACGTTCATCTGATTATAAAACTGAAAGAGCGAAACACGGATTGTATCGTGCCTTAATCAATAATATGATTGTAGGTGTTTCTGAAGGTTTCACAAAAGAATTAGAATTAGTAGGAGTTGGTTATAGAGCTTCTAATGCAGGTCAAAAATTAGACTTAGCTTTAGGTTTCTCTCACAACATCGTATTAGAAGTAGTTTCTGAAGTGAATGTAGAAACCATCTCAGAAAAAGGTAAAAATCCGATAGTAAAATTAACATCATTTGACAAACAACTTTTAGGACAGGTAGCTGCTAAAATCAGATCTTTCCGTAAACCAGAACCTTACAAAGGTAAAGGAGTTAAGTTTGTTGGTGAAGAATTAAGAAGAAAAGCAGGTAAATCAGCTTAA
- the rpsD gene encoding 30S ribosomal protein S4 → MARYTGPKTKIARKFGEAIFGEDRAFEKRNYPPGQHGLAKRRGKKSEYAVQLMEKQKAKYTYGILERQFRNLFEKASAASGVTGEILLQLCESRLDNVVYRMGVAPTRRGARQLVSHRHITVNGEVVNIPSYHLKPGDKVAVREKSKSLEAIDRSLANSSTVYEWITWNNDTKEGTFVAVPQRIQIPENIKEQLIVELYNK, encoded by the coding sequence ATGGCAAGATATACTGGTCCAAAAACAAAAATCGCACGTAAATTCGGCGAAGCTATTTTCGGAGAAGACAGAGCCTTCGAAAAAAGAAACTATCCTCCTGGACAACATGGTTTGGCTAAAAGAAGAGGAAAAAAATCTGAATATGCTGTTCAGTTAATGGAAAAGCAAAAAGCTAAATATACCTATGGTATTTTAGAGCGTCAATTCAGAAACCTTTTTGAAAAAGCATCAGCTGCTTCAGGTGTAACAGGTGAAATCCTTTTACAATTATGTGAATCTCGTTTAGATAACGTGGTTTACAGAATGGGTGTAGCTCCTACTCGTAGAGGTGCTCGTCAATTAGTTTCACACAGACATATTACTGTGAATGGAGAAGTGGTGAACATTCCTTCTTATCACCTTAAACCAGGTGATAAAGTGGCAGTTCGTGAAAAATCAAAATCTCTAGAAGCTATCGATCGTTCTTTAGCTAATTCATCTACTGTGTATGAATGGATTACTTGGAATAACGATACAAAAGAAGGTACTTTTGTTGCTGTACCTCAAAGAATCCAAATTCCAGAAAATATCAAAGAGCAACTAATCGTTGAGTTGTATAACAAATAA
- the rplV gene encoding 50S ribosomal protein L22, with amino-acid sequence MGVRKREAAEQRKEANKQIAFAKLNNCPSSPRKMRLVADLVRGQKVENALNILRFSSKEASKKLEKLVLSAIANWQAKNADANLEEAGLFVKEIRVDGGMMLKRLRPAPQGRAHRIRKRSNHVTVVLGANNNTQS; translated from the coding sequence ATGGGAGTTCGTAAAAGAGAAGCAGCAGAGCAAAGAAAAGAAGCTAACAAGCAAATCGCTTTTGCTAAGTTAAATAACTGCCCTTCTTCACCAAGAAAAATGCGTTTAGTTGCAGACTTAGTAAGAGGTCAGAAAGTAGAAAATGCTCTTAATATATTAAGATTCAGTTCAAAAGAAGCTTCTAAAAAGTTAGAGAAATTAGTATTATCAGCTATCGCCAATTGGCAAGCTAAAAATGCTGACGCAAATTTAGAAGAAGCAGGCTTATTTGTAAAAGAGATCAGAGTTGACGGAGGTATGATGTTAAAAAGATTACGTCCAGCACCTCAAGGTCGTGCACACAGAATTAGAAAACGCTCTAATCATGTAACAGTGGTTTTAGGAGCAAATAATAACACACAAAGCTAA
- the ykgO gene encoding type B 50S ribosomal protein L36, with the protein MKVRASVKKRSAECIIVRRKGRLYVINKKNPRFKQRQG; encoded by the coding sequence ATGAAAGTAAGAGCATCAGTTAAAAAAAGAAGCGCAGAATGTATTATCGTGCGTAGAAAAGGTAGATTATACGTTATTAATAAAAAGAATCCTAGATTTAAACAAAGACAAGGATAA
- the rpsE gene encoding 30S ribosomal protein S5: MYHNYKNVELVKPAGLELKDRLVSVNRVTKVTKGGRAFGFSAIVVVGDENGVVGHGLGKSKDVSEAIAKAVEDAKKNLVKIPLSGQSVPHEQKGKFGGARVFLMPASHGTGVIAGGAVRAVLESVGIHDVLSKSQGSSNPHNVVKATFDALLQMRSAATVAKQRGVSLDKVFKG, from the coding sequence ATGTATCACAATTATAAAAACGTAGAATTAGTAAAACCAGCAGGTCTTGAATTAAAAGACCGTTTGGTAAGTGTTAATCGTGTTACTAAAGTTACTAAAGGAGGTAGAGCATTTGGTTTCTCTGCTATCGTTGTAGTAGGTGATGAAAACGGAGTAGTTGGACACGGATTAGGAAAATCTAAAGATGTATCTGAAGCAATTGCAAAAGCAGTTGAAGATGCAAAGAAAAATTTAGTAAAAATTCCTTTAAGTGGACAATCTGTTCCTCACGAGCAAAAAGGTAAATTTGGTGGAGCTAGAGTATTTTTAATGCCTGCGTCACACGGTACTGGAGTAATTGCCGGTGGTGCTGTACGTGCGGTCTTAGAATCAGTTGGTATCCATGATGTATTATCAAAATCTCAAGGTTCATCTAACCCTCATAATGTGGTAAAAGCTACTTTTGATGCTTTACTACAGATGAGAAGCGCTGCAACAGTTGCTAAACAAAGAGGTGTATCATTAGACAAAGTATTTAAAGGTTAA
- the rpsK gene encoding 30S ribosomal protein S11, with amino-acid sequence MAKATTKKRKVIVESSGEAHINATFNNIIISLTNKKGEVISWSSAGKMGFRGSKKNTPYAAQMAAEDCGKVALEAGLKKVKVYVKGPGNGRESAIRSIHNSGIEVTEIIDVTPMPHNGCRPPKRRRV; translated from the coding sequence ATGGCTAAGGCAACTACAAAAAAACGTAAAGTTATCGTTGAGTCTTCTGGAGAAGCGCATATTAACGCTACTTTTAACAATATCATCATTTCTTTGACAAATAAGAAAGGTGAAGTTATTTCTTGGTCTTCTGCCGGTAAAATGGGCTTTAGAGGTTCTAAAAAGAATACTCCATATGCAGCTCAAATGGCCGCTGAAGATTGTGGAAAAGTAGCTCTTGAAGCTGGACTAAAAAAAGTAAAAGTTTACGTTAAAGGTCCTGGAAACGGTAGAGAATCTGCTATCAGATCTATCCATAATAGTGGAATTGAAGTTACAGAAATTATTGATGTAACTCCAATGCCTCACAATGGATGTCGTCCTCCAAAAAGAAGAAGAGTATAA
- the rplP gene encoding 50S ribosomal protein L16: protein MLQPKRTKYRKVQKGKMKGVSQRGHVLSNGMFGIKSLDSCFITSRQIEAARIAATRYMKREGQLWIKIFPDKPITKKPLEVRMGKGKGAVEYWAAVVKPGRIMFEVGGVPLSIAKEALRLAAQKLPVKTKFVVARDFEA from the coding sequence ATGTTACAACCTAAAAGAACAAAATACCGTAAGGTACAGAAGGGTAAAATGAAAGGTGTCTCTCAAAGAGGTCATGTACTTTCTAATGGTATGTTTGGAATAAAATCTTTAGATTCATGCTTTATTACTTCTCGTCAAATTGAAGCTGCACGTATTGCTGCAACTCGTTACATGAAAAGAGAAGGTCAATTATGGATTAAAATTTTCCCAGACAAACCAATTACGAAAAAACCACTTGAAGTACGTATGGGTAAAGGAAAAGGTGCAGTCGAATATTGGGCTGCAGTTGTAAAACCAGGAAGAATTATGTTTGAAGTTGGTGGCGTGCCACTTTCTATTGCTAAAGAAGCTTTACGCTTAGCAGCTCAAAAACTTCCTGTAAAAACTAAGTTTGTAGTTGCTAGAGATTTCGAAGCATAA
- the secY gene encoding preprotein translocase subunit SecY produces MKKFIDSLVNVWKIEELKNKILVTLGILLVYRFGSQVTLPGIDATKLQNLSNQTDQGIGWLINVFTGGAFSEASIFALGIMPYISASIVVQLMGIAIPYLQKLQKDGESGRKKLNQITRWLTIGITLVQGPGYIYNLKNTLPGDAFSGDFFSFFPLFGSVLIIVTGTIFAMWLGERITEKGIGNGISLLIMVGILARMPEAFIQEIGSAVSQNNGGIMKIVIEIIIWLLVIIACILLVMALRKVQVQYARRSVSGDFEVDSLGDNRQFIPLKLNSAGVMPIIFAQAIMFIPAAIAGLSKSDAALSISSMFKDPFGLVYNVVFALLIIIFTYFYTAITVPTNKMADDLKRSGGFIPGIKPGAETGDFLDKLMSLITFPGSIFLALIAVFPAIIHGLLNVQGSWAYFYGGTSLIIMVGVAIDTIQQINSYLLNKHYDGLMKSGKNRKAVA; encoded by the coding sequence ATGAAGAAATTTATAGATTCATTAGTCAATGTTTGGAAAATAGAAGAACTAAAAAACAAAATTTTAGTTACTCTAGGAATTTTACTTGTGTACCGTTTCGGTTCACAAGTAACTTTGCCAGGGATTGATGCAACTAAATTGCAAAATCTTTCTAACCAAACAGATCAAGGTATTGGTTGGTTAATTAATGTATTTACAGGTGGTGCTTTTTCGGAAGCTTCCATCTTTGCATTGGGAATCATGCCATACATATCTGCATCTATTGTAGTGCAATTAATGGGAATTGCTATTCCTTATTTACAAAAACTACAAAAAGATGGTGAAAGTGGTAGAAAGAAATTGAATCAAATTACTCGTTGGTTAACAATAGGTATTACCCTAGTACAAGGTCCTGGTTATATTTATAATCTAAAAAATACATTACCAGGAGATGCATTCAGTGGCGATTTTTTCAGTTTCTTCCCGTTATTCGGTTCAGTATTAATAATCGTAACAGGTACAATTTTTGCCATGTGGTTAGGTGAAAGAATAACTGAAAAAGGAATTGGAAATGGTATTTCATTATTAATTATGGTAGGTATTTTGGCTAGAATGCCAGAAGCGTTTATTCAAGAAATTGGATCAGCAGTATCTCAAAATAATGGTGGAATCATGAAAATTGTTATTGAAATAATTATATGGTTATTAGTAATAATAGCATGTATTTTATTAGTAATGGCATTAAGAAAAGTACAGGTTCAATATGCTAGAAGATCTGTTTCTGGTGATTTTGAAGTTGATTCTTTAGGCGATAATAGACAATTTATCCCTTTAAAATTAAATTCTGCAGGAGTTATGCCAATTATTTTTGCGCAAGCAATTATGTTTATACCTGCTGCAATCGCTGGATTATCTAAGTCTGACGCTGCTTTAAGCATCTCAAGTATGTTTAAAGATCCGTTTGGATTAGTATATAATGTTGTTTTTGCATTATTAATTATAATTTTTACGTATTTTTACACCGCCATTACGGTGCCAACAAATAAAATGGCAGATGATTTAAAAAGAAGTGGAGGTTTCATTCCAGGTATTAAACCCGGAGCTGAAACAGGAGATTTCCTTGATAAATTAATGTCGCTTATAACCTTCCCTGGTTCTATTTTCCTAGCATTAATAGCTGTGTTCCCAGCAATTATTCACGGATTATTAAATGTACAAGGTTCTTGGGCTTATTTTTATGGCGGAACTTCATTAATCATCATGGTTGGAGTTGCAATCGACACTATTCAACAAATCAATTCGTATTTGTTAAATAAACATTATGATGGCTTAATGAAAAGTGGTAAAAATAGAAAAGCTGTAGCTTAA
- the rplX gene encoding 50S ribosomal protein L24: MIKLKIKSGDLVRVIAGDHKGQEGKVLRVLREKNKAVVEGVNMVSKHTKPSAQNPQGGIVKKEAPIQISNIALIDPKTKGTTKVGFKIEGDKKVRFSKKSNQVL; encoded by the coding sequence ATGATAAAGCTAAAAATTAAATCAGGAGATCTAGTAAGAGTTATCGCTGGTGACCATAAAGGTCAAGAGGGAAAAGTGTTACGTGTTCTTCGTGAAAAAAATAAAGCCGTAGTAGAAGGTGTAAACATGGTTTCAAAACATACGAAACCAAGCGCGCAAAATCCTCAAGGCGGAATTGTGAAAAAAGAAGCTCCTATACAAATTTCAAACATTGCTTTAATAGATCCTAAAACAAAAGGAACTACTAAAGTAGGTTTTAAAATAGAAGGAGATAAGAAAGTAAGATTTTCAAAAAAATCTAATCAAGTATTATAG
- the infA gene encoding translation initiation factor IF-1 produces MAKQSAIEQDGSIVEALSNAMFRVELENGHVVIAHISGKMRMHYIKLLPGDKVKLEMSPYDLSKARITYRY; encoded by the coding sequence ATGGCAAAACAATCAGCAATAGAACAAGACGGTTCAATAGTAGAGGCATTGTCAAATGCTATGTTCCGTGTAGAATTAGAAAATGGACATGTTGTAATTGCTCATATCTCTGGTAAAATGCGTATGCATTACATTAAATTATTACCAGGCGACAAGGTAAAACTTGAAATGAGCCCTTATGATTTGTCAAAAGCTAGAATTACTTATAGATACTAA
- the rpsC gene encoding 30S ribosomal protein S3, with the protein MGQKTNPIGNRLGIIRGWDSNWYGGNDYGDKIAEDAKIRKYIHARLAKASVSKIIIERTLKLVTVTITTARPGIIIGKGGQEVDKLKEELKKITDKEIQINIFEIKRPELDAYLVANSIARQIESRISYRRAIKMAIAAAMRMNAEGIKVMISGRLNGAEMARSEHFKEGRIPLSTFRADIDYSLAEAHTTYGRMGIKVWIMKGEVYGKRDLSPLVGMDKKGPKSTGSSSPKGNGKPNQRKRK; encoded by the coding sequence ATGGGACAAAAGACAAATCCAATAGGTAACAGACTTGGTATCATCAGAGGATGGGATTCTAACTGGTATGGTGGAAACGACTACGGCGATAAAATTGCTGAAGACGCTAAAATCAGAAAGTATATCCACGCTCGTTTAGCAAAAGCTAGTGTATCAAAAATAATTATCGAGAGAACTTTAAAACTTGTAACCGTTACTATCACTACGGCTCGTCCAGGTATCATTATTGGTAAAGGAGGTCAAGAGGTAGACAAGTTAAAAGAAGAACTTAAGAAAATTACTGATAAGGAAATTCAAATCAATATTTTCGAAATCAAAAGACCAGAATTAGATGCTTATTTAGTAGCAAATTCTATTGCACGTCAAATTGAAAGTAGAATTTCTTACAGAAGAGCAATCAAAATGGCTATTGCTGCTGCTATGAGAATGAACGCTGAAGGAATCAAAGTTATGATTTCTGGCCGTTTAAATGGCGCTGAAATGGCACGTTCTGAGCACTTCAAAGAAGGTAGAATTCCATTATCAACTTTCAGAGCTGATATTGATTATTCATTAGCTGAAGCACATACTACTTACGGTAGAATGGGTATCAAAGTATGGATAATGAAAGGTGAAGTTTACGGGAAAAGAGATCTTTCTCCGTTAGTAGGTATGGACAAAAAAGGACCAAAATCTACAGGATCATCTTCTCCAAAAGGAAATGGTAAACCAAACCAACGCAAAAGAAAGTAA
- the rpmC gene encoding 50S ribosomal protein L29 produces the protein MKKSELSNLSVAELQNKLGELKKSYMELKMAHTISPIANPLQLRTLRREVARVATEISKR, from the coding sequence ATGAAAAAATCAGAATTATCAAATCTATCAGTAGCTGAGTTACAAAACAAACTTGGTGAATTGAAGAAGTCTTATATGGAGTTAAAAATGGCTCATACCATTTCTCCAATTGCTAATCCGCTTCAATTAAGAACATTGAGAAGAGAAGTAGCTAGGGTTGCTACAGAAATAAGCAAACGATAG
- the rpsM gene encoding 30S ribosomal protein S13, with the protein MARIAGVDIPKNKRGIIALTYIFGVGKSRATEILEKAQVSQDKKVSDWNDDEIGAIREAVSSFKIEGELRSEIQLNIKRLMDIGCQRGIRHRAGLPLRGQRTKNNSRTRKGKRKTVANKKKATK; encoded by the coding sequence ATGGCAAGAATTGCAGGGGTTGATATACCTAAAAACAAAAGAGGAATTATTGCTTTAACATACATTTTTGGTGTTGGTAAAAGCAGAGCTACTGAGATTTTAGAAAAAGCTCAGGTTAGTCAGGATAAAAAAGTATCTGATTGGAATGATGACGAAATCGGAGCAATCCGTGAAGCGGTTTCATCATTTAAAATCGAAGGTGAACTACGTTCTGAAATTCAATTAAACATTAAACGTTTAATGGATATCGGTTGTCAAAGAGGAATCCGTCATAGAGCGGGACTTCCTTTAAGAGGACAAAGAACGAAAAACAATTCGAGAACAAGAAAAGGTAAAAGAAAAACTGTTGCTAACAAGAAAAAAGCAACTAAATAA
- the rplN gene encoding 50S ribosomal protein L14: MVQQESRLKVADNTGAKEVLTIRVLGGTKRRYASVGDKIVVSIKDATPNGNVKKGAVSTAVVVRTKKEVRRADGSYIRFDDNACVLLNAAGEMRGTRVFGPVARELREKQFMKIVSLAPEVL, encoded by the coding sequence ATGGTACAACAAGAATCAAGATTAAAAGTAGCAGATAACACGGGAGCTAAAGAAGTTTTAACTATCCGTGTATTAGGAGGAACGAAACGTCGTTATGCCTCTGTTGGAGATAAAATTGTAGTTTCTATTAAAGATGCTACTCCTAACGGAAACGTTAAAAAAGGAGCGGTATCAACTGCAGTTGTTGTACGTACTAAAAAAGAAGTGAGAAGAGCCGATGGTTCATACATCAGATTTGATGACAACGCATGTGTGTTATTAAACGCTGCTGGTGAAATGAGAGGTACTCGTGTTTTTGGTCCCGTAGCAAGAGAACTTCGTGAAAAACAATTCATGAAAATTGTATCATTAGCACCTGAAGTGCTTTAA
- the rpmD gene encoding 50S ribosomal protein L30, translating into MAKILVKQVKSKINCPLVQKRTLEALGLRKMGQVVEHDASPAILGMVNKVKHLVSVEETK; encoded by the coding sequence ATGGCAAAAATTTTAGTAAAACAAGTGAAAAGTAAAATCAACTGTCCATTAGTTCAAAAAAGAACGTTAGAAGCATTAGGTCTTCGTAAAATGGGACAAGTTGTTGAGCACGATGCAAGTCCTGCTATCCTTGGAATGGTAAATAAAGTTAAACACTTAGTTTCTGTAGAAGAAACTAAATAA
- the rplR gene encoding 50S ribosomal protein L18, which produces MSLTKSERRQRIQFRIRKTVSGTAAQPRLSVFRSNKEIYAQIIDDVNGVTLVAASSRDKEIATKGTKIETANAVGKSIAEKALKAGITTISFDRGGNLYHGRVKSLAEGAREAGLKF; this is translated from the coding sequence ATGTCATTAACAAAATCTGAAAGAAGACAAAGAATACAGTTCAGAATCAGAAAGACTGTAAGCGGAACTGCTGCTCAACCTAGACTTTCTGTTTTTAGAAGTAATAAGGAAATCTATGCACAAATCATAGATGATGTAAACGGTGTTACTTTAGTTGCAGCCTCTTCAAGAGACAAAGAAATTGCTACTAAAGGTACTAAAATTGAAACTGCAAATGCAGTAGGAAAATCGATAGCTGAAAAAGCTCTTAAAGCGGGTATAACTACCATCTCTTTTGATAGAGGAGGAAATTTATACCACGGACGTGTTAAATCATTAGCTGAAGGAGCTAGAGAAGCTGGACTTAAATTCTAA
- the rpsN gene encoding 30S ribosomal protein S14 encodes MAKESMKAREVKRIALVEKYAEKRKALKEAGDFEGLQKLPKNSCPVRVHNRCKLTGRPRGYMRQFGISRVTFREMANQGLIPGVKKASW; translated from the coding sequence ATGGCTAAAGAATCAATGAAAGCCCGTGAGGTGAAAAGAATTGCATTAGTAGAAAAGTATGCTGAAAAAAGAAAAGCTTTAAAAGAAGCTGGAGATTTTGAAGGTTTACAAAAATTACCAAAAAATTCTTGTCCAGTTAGAGTACACAACAGATGTAAATTAACAGGAAGACCAAGAGGGTACATGAGACAATTTGGTATTTCACGTGTAACATTCCGTGAAATGGCAAACCAAGGTTTGATTCCAGGTGTTAAAAAAGCAAGCTGGTAA
- the rplO gene encoding 50S ribosomal protein L15: MNLSNLQPAEGSTHNQNKRVGRGQGSGKGGTSTRGHKGAKSRSGYSKKIGFEGGQMPLQRRVPKFGFKNINRVEYQGVNLDTLQNLVDNGIVTDTVDFTVLVENRLATKNSLVKILGRGELKAKLKVSAHKFTATAKAAIEAAGGEAVTL; the protein is encoded by the coding sequence ATGAATTTAAGTAACTTACAACCGGCTGAAGGGTCAACTCACAACCAAAATAAAAGAGTAGGTAGAGGACAAGGTTCTGGAAAAGGTGGTACTTCTACAAGAGGTCACAAAGGAGCAAAATCTCGTTCAGGATACTCTAAAAAAATTGGTTTTGAAGGTGGTCAAATGCCGTTACAAAGAAGAGTTCCAAAATTTGGTTTCAAAAATATCAATAGAGTAGAATATCAAGGCGTAAATCTTGATACATTACAAAATTTAGTTGATAATGGTATTGTTACAGATACTGTAGATTTTACAGTATTAGTAGAAAATCGTTTAGCTACTAAAAATAGCTTGGTTAAGATTTTAGGTAGAGGTGAGCTAAAAGCTAAACTAAAAGTAAGTGCTCACAAATTTACCGCAACAGCGAAAGCAGCTATTGAAGCAGCTGGAGGTGAAGCAGTAACTTTATAA
- the rpsS gene encoding 30S ribosomal protein S19 has product MARSLKKGPFVHFKLEKKVQENIAGGNKNVVKTWSRASMIIPDFVGQTIAVHNGRQFVPVYITENMVGHKLGEFSPTRSFRGHAGAKNKGKK; this is encoded by the coding sequence ATGGCACGTTCATTAAAAAAAGGACCATTTGTACATTTTAAATTAGAGAAAAAAGTACAAGAAAACATTGCTGGTGGTAACAAAAATGTGGTTAAGACTTGGTCAAGAGCATCAATGATTATTCCAGATTTTGTGGGACAAACTATCGCTGTTCATAATGGTCGCCAATTCGTTCCGGTATATATTACTGAGAACATGGTAGGTCATAAATTAGGAGAATTTTCGCCAACAAGATCTTTTAGAGGTCATGCTGGTGCAAAAAATAAAGGTAAAAAATAA
- the rplE gene encoding 50S ribosomal protein L5 translates to MAYLPRLKEEYKSRVIAALREEFGYKNVMQVPKLEKIVISRGVGAAVSDKKLVDYAVEELTKITGQKAVPTISKKDVASFKLRKGMPIGAKVTLRGERMYEFLDRLITSALPRVRDFGGIKSTGFDGRGNYNLGVLEQIIFPEIDIDKVNKIAGFDITFVTSANTDKEAKSLLAELGLPFKKN, encoded by the coding sequence ATGGCTTATTTACCTAGACTAAAGGAAGAATATAAAAGTAGAGTTATTGCTGCTTTGAGAGAAGAATTTGGTTACAAGAATGTAATGCAAGTTCCAAAATTAGAAAAAATTGTAATTAGCCGTGGCGTTGGTGCTGCTGTTTCTGATAAAAAATTAGTTGATTACGCAGTTGAAGAATTAACTAAAATTACAGGACAAAAAGCAGTTCCTACTATTTCTAAGAAAGACGTTGCGTCTTTTAAATTAAGAAAAGGGATGCCTATTGGTGCTAAAGTTACTTTAAGAGGAGAAAGAATGTATGAGTTTTTAGATAGACTTATTACTTCAGCTTTACCTCGTGTAAGAGATTTTGGTGGTATCAAATCAACTGGATTTGACGGAAGAGGTAATTATAACTTAGGTGTTTTAGAGCAAATCATTTTCCCAGAAATTGATATTGATAAAGTAAACAAAATTGCCGGGTTTGATATTACATTTGTAACTTCTGCAAATACAGATAAAGAGGCAAAATCATTATTAGCAGAATTAGGATTACCTTTTAAAAAGAATTAA
- the rpsQ gene encoding 30S ribosomal protein S17, with protein MEKRNLRKERVGVVTSNKMEKSIVVSETRRVKHPLYGKFVLKTKKYVAHDEKNDCNIGDTVKIMETRPLSKTKCWRLVEIIERAK; from the coding sequence ATGGAAAAAAGAAATTTAAGAAAAGAAAGAGTTGGTGTTGTTACTAGCAACAAAATGGAGAAATCTATTGTTGTTTCTGAAACAAGAAGAGTAAAACACCCTTTATACGGTAAGTTCGTGTTAAAAACAAAGAAATATGTTGCACACGACGAAAAAAATGACTGTAACATTGGTGATACAGTAAAGATCATGGAAACAAGACCTTTATCTAAAACTAAATGTTGGAGATTAGTTGAAATCATTGAAAGAGCGAAGTAA
- the rpsH gene encoding 30S ribosomal protein S8, with the protein MYTDPIADFLTRIRNAVRANHKVVEIPASNLKKEITKILFDQGYILSYKFDDSSVQGTIKIALKYDKDTKEAVIRDIQRISKPGLRKYASSTNIPRILNGLGIAIVSTSKGVMTGKQAKQLNVGGEVICYVY; encoded by the coding sequence ATGTATACAGATCCTATTGCAGATTTTTTAACAAGAATCAGAAATGCTGTGAGAGCTAACCACAAAGTGGTAGAAATTCCAGCTTCTAATCTTAAAAAAGAAATCACTAAGATTTTATTCGATCAAGGATATATCTTAAGTTACAAATTTGATGATAGTTCCGTTCAAGGTACAATCAAAATCGCTTTAAAGTATGATAAAGATACTAAAGAAGCAGTAATTAGAGATATCCAAAGAATTAGTAAACCAGGTTTACGTAAATATGCAAGTTCAACAAACATCCCTAGAATCTTAAATGGTTTAGGAATTGCAATTGTTTCTACATCTAAAGGTGTAATGACAGGAAAGCAAGCTAAACAATTAAATGTGGGCGGTGAAGTAATTTGTTACGTATACTAA